The Halorientalis sp. IM1011 genome window below encodes:
- a CDS encoding CrcB family protein, with protein MSDGTAADADGSTHALARLEPLALIAVGGFVGAVLRHAVALALPAGPLPWGTLAANVAGSFALGVLLYEAHLADALSAETRLVLGTGFLSSFTTYSTFAVETAGLDPLLLVANVAANYALGFLAVIGGRSVARVISR; from the coding sequence ATGAGCGACGGGACGGCCGCCGACGCCGACGGGTCGACACACGCGCTGGCCCGCCTCGAACCGCTGGCCCTGATCGCCGTCGGGGGGTTCGTCGGGGCGGTCCTCCGTCACGCCGTCGCGCTCGCACTCCCCGCGGGCCCGCTGCCGTGGGGGACGCTCGCCGCCAACGTCGCGGGGAGTTTCGCACTGGGCGTCCTGCTGTACGAGGCCCACCTCGCGGACGCGCTGAGCGCCGAGACGCGACTGGTGCTGGGGACGGGATTTCTCTCCTCCTTCACGACCTACAGCACCTTCGCCGTCGAGACCGCGGGGCTGGACCCCCTGCTTCTGGTCGCAAACGTCGCGGCCAACTACGCCCTCGGCTTTCTGGCCGTCATCGGCGGGCGTTCCGTCGCCCGGGTGATCTCCAGATGA
- a CDS encoding acyl-CoA dehydrogenase family protein, producing MRFQLTESQRTLRDEIRELAATEIEPVAADLDRTETYPEEILAALGERGITGLTLPEKRGGRGEGLVELVVVIEELAANQMALASAVGLNLGVATVIERFGSDRQRERWVPEMARFETVGALGLSEADAGSDKLAMETTAEREGEEWVLNGHKQWVTNFPNADVVLTYAKTGPEADAPHNISAFLVPAEAFEVDRDWDTLGANSVKSPRVTLSDVRVPDDAMVGERGEAYVQRGTVHTGVNVPARAVGIARAALEDAVAYTTEREQFDRAIGDFQGVRWRLGEMAERVDTSRLLTLRAADRADRGLSVDRAFPMAKVHATEAAVENANEAMQLHGGVGYTREHDVERYLRDARLLTIAGGPNEGHRDALADAVVDRETETTE from the coding sequence ATGCGCTTCCAGTTGACCGAGTCACAGCGCACGCTGCGCGACGAGATTCGGGAGCTCGCAGCGACCGAGATCGAACCCGTCGCCGCAGACCTCGACCGAACCGAGACGTATCCCGAGGAGATCCTCGCCGCCCTCGGCGAGCGCGGTATCACCGGCCTGACCCTGCCCGAGAAACGGGGCGGTCGCGGTGAGGGGCTCGTCGAACTCGTCGTCGTGATCGAGGAACTGGCGGCGAACCAGATGGCGCTCGCGAGCGCGGTGGGGCTCAACCTCGGCGTCGCGACCGTGATCGAGCGGTTCGGCTCCGACCGCCAGCGCGAGCGATGGGTCCCGGAGATGGCGCGGTTCGAGACCGTCGGCGCGCTCGGACTCAGCGAGGCCGACGCCGGAAGCGACAAGCTGGCGATGGAGACGACCGCCGAGCGCGAGGGCGAGGAGTGGGTCCTGAACGGCCACAAGCAGTGGGTGACGAACTTCCCCAACGCCGACGTGGTGCTCACCTACGCGAAGACCGGCCCCGAGGCAGACGCGCCCCACAACATCAGTGCGTTCCTCGTCCCGGCCGAGGCGTTCGAGGTCGACCGCGACTGGGACACGCTGGGTGCCAACAGCGTGAAGTCGCCGCGCGTGACGCTCTCGGACGTGCGTGTGCCCGACGACGCGATGGTCGGCGAGCGGGGCGAGGCGTACGTCCAGCGCGGGACCGTCCACACCGGCGTGAACGTCCCGGCGCGAGCGGTCGGCATCGCCCGCGCTGCACTGGAGGACGCAGTGGCCTACACCACTGAACGCGAACAGTTCGACCGCGCCATCGGCGACTTTCAAGGTGTTCGCTGGCGACTGGGCGAGATGGCCGAGCGGGTCGACACGAGTCGTCTGCTCACCCTCCGGGCGGCCGACCGCGCCGACCGCGGACTGTCCGTCGACCGCGCGTTCCCGATGGCGAAGGTCCACGCCACGGAGGCCGCCGTCGAGAACGCCAACGAAGCGATGCAGCTCCACGGCGGTGTCGGGTACACGCGCGAACACGACGTGGAACGGTACCTCCGGGACGCGCGGCTCCTGACCATCGCCGGCGGCCCCAACGAGGGCCACCGGGACGCGCTGGCCGACGCCGTCGTCGACCGCGAAACCGAAACCACCGAGTAG
- a CDS encoding Ig domain-containing protein group 1 domain-containing protein: MFERFTSDERAIEGLPVRLVIALVVGIASLSVMMNTIGGLTALGVTELDVKPQPEVIPEGDGEVTVTVVTPEGEAVSNATVVAKDGTATLSEIRPAKTGPNGTATLQLSPSLGPNQKEGTVTLDVKPPAGGGYTDDRENTKVLVVADQSS; this comes from the coding sequence ATGTTCGAGCGCTTCACGAGCGACGAACGGGCGATCGAAGGACTGCCGGTGCGACTCGTCATCGCCCTCGTAGTTGGGATCGCGAGCCTCAGCGTCATGATGAACACGATCGGGGGCCTCACCGCGCTGGGCGTCACCGAACTCGACGTGAAACCACAGCCGGAGGTGATCCCCGAGGGCGACGGCGAGGTGACGGTCACAGTGGTCACACCGGAGGGCGAGGCGGTATCGAACGCCACCGTCGTCGCGAAGGACGGCACCGCGACGCTGTCGGAGATCCGCCCCGCGAAGACCGGCCCGAACGGGACGGCGACGCTGCAGCTCTCGCCGAGTCTCGGCCCGAACCAGAAGGAGGGAACGGTCACGCTGGACGTGAAACCGCCCGCGGGTGGGGGGTACACCGACGACCGGGAGAACACGAAGGTGCTCGTGGTCGCGGATCAGTCCTCGTAG
- a CDS encoding protein-L-isoaspartate O-methyltransferase: MDPAVLRDDMVDSLEHESKGCVHSDAVSVAMRAVPRHEFVADERGAYADRPFERFGTRVLAPSTAARLLEALAPDPDDSVLVVGAGVGYTAAVIAEIVGDRNVHAIDITRRVVYEARENLASAGYGGVLVDCRDGADGLPEYAPYDRILLEAAAVSPPRALVDQLAEDGRLVMPLGAHEQHLAVVEGGEVAERLGGVAFAPMLVEGEQADTPERNRMRREDREYERRDARRRRGWEQSWIDWGEGTDATRSYED; the protein is encoded by the coding sequence ATGGACCCCGCGGTACTGCGCGACGACATGGTCGACAGCCTCGAACACGAGAGCAAGGGCTGTGTCCACAGCGACGCCGTCAGCGTCGCCATGCGGGCGGTTCCCCGCCACGAGTTCGTCGCCGACGAGCGCGGTGCCTACGCCGACCGCCCCTTCGAGCGGTTCGGCACCCGCGTGCTCGCCCCCAGCACCGCCGCACGACTGCTCGAAGCCCTCGCACCCGACCCCGACGACTCCGTGCTCGTCGTCGGCGCTGGCGTCGGCTACACCGCCGCCGTGATCGCCGAGATCGTCGGCGATCGAAATGTCCACGCTATCGACATCACTCGCCGGGTCGTCTACGAGGCCCGCGAGAACCTCGCCAGCGCCGGCTACGGCGGCGTCCTCGTCGACTGCCGGGACGGGGCCGACGGCCTCCCCGAGTACGCGCCATACGACCGCATCCTGCTGGAGGCCGCCGCCGTCTCGCCGCCGCGGGCGCTGGTCGACCAGCTCGCCGAGGACGGCCGACTCGTCATGCCGCTGGGGGCCCACGAACAGCATCTCGCCGTCGTCGAGGGCGGCGAGGTCGCCGAACGGCTCGGCGGCGTCGCCTTCGCCCCCATGCTCGTCGAGGGCGAGCAGGCCGACACACCCGAGCGCAACCGGATGCGCCGAGAGGACCGCGAGTACGAGCGCCGGGACGCCCGCCGTCGCCGCGGCTGGGAGCAGTCCTGGATCGACTGGGGCGAGGGCACCGACGCCACCCGCTCCTACGAGGACTGA
- a CDS encoding protein-L-isoaspartate(D-aspartate) O-methyltransferase has translation MDWAARRESMVDRLESEGRVDDPATLDAMRAVPRHEFVPEHKRDSAYADTPLPIGDGQTISAPHMVAIMTDLLDLSPGDEVLEIGTGCGYHAAVTAEIVGPEHVFSVEYHDSLAEQARERLDRLGYGAVSIRAGDGKRGWSEYAPYNRAYLTCAAPDFPEAVVDQVRPGGVLLAPLGTARQTLVRARKREDGSLDRGDHGGVRFVEMQ, from the coding sequence ATGGACTGGGCGGCCCGACGCGAGTCGATGGTCGACCGGCTCGAATCCGAGGGCCGCGTCGACGATCCGGCCACGCTCGACGCGATGCGGGCGGTCCCGCGCCACGAGTTCGTCCCCGAGCACAAGCGCGACTCGGCCTACGCCGACACGCCGCTGCCCATCGGCGACGGCCAGACCATCAGCGCGCCACACATGGTCGCGATCATGACCGACCTGCTGGATCTGTCGCCGGGCGACGAAGTACTGGAAATCGGGACGGGCTGTGGCTACCACGCCGCCGTCACCGCCGAGATCGTCGGCCCCGAGCACGTCTTCTCCGTCGAATACCACGACTCGCTGGCCGAGCAGGCCCGCGAGCGACTCGATCGACTGGGTTACGGCGCGGTCTCGATCCGGGCCGGCGACGGCAAACGGGGCTGGTCCGAGTACGCTCCCTACAACCGGGCGTATCTCACCTGTGCCGCCCCCGACTTCCCCGAGGCCGTCGTTGACCAGGTCCGTCCGGGCGGGGTGCTGCTCGCGCCGCTCGGGACCGCCCGGCAGACGCTCGTTCGCGCTCGCAAGCGCGAGGACGGGTCGCTCGACCGCGGGGACCACGGCGGCGTGCGGTTCGTCGAGATGCAGTGA
- a CDS encoding HVO_0476 family zinc finger protein has protein sequence MTTEAGDRVGIACPACSPQFETVHEVLSTGGGDATLRCTECEHVHKESLPEEQTAQLDVVISQDGESFSAQVEAPADADLATGEEFVAETDAAVMTVRITSLEIDGGRVESAPVTDVDTVWTRAVGNVSVNVTKHPKDGRREATESTKVQVPGDHEFVVGETEEFGDLEFTVESILVRDDAAGYEFDKLDYDGDTVAAKDIKRLYARDETSTAWSAW, from the coding sequence ATGACTACGGAAGCCGGGGACAGGGTCGGTATCGCCTGTCCGGCCTGTTCGCCGCAGTTCGAGACGGTCCACGAGGTCCTGTCGACGGGCGGCGGCGACGCGACGTTGCGATGTACCGAGTGCGAACACGTCCACAAGGAGAGCCTGCCCGAGGAGCAGACCGCCCAGCTCGACGTGGTGATCTCCCAGGACGGGGAATCCTTCTCCGCGCAGGTCGAAGCGCCTGCCGACGCCGACCTCGCCACCGGCGAGGAGTTCGTCGCCGAGACCGATGCTGCGGTGATGACCGTCCGGATCACGAGTCTGGAGATCGACGGCGGCCGGGTCGAGTCGGCACCGGTCACCGACGTCGATACCGTCTGGACCCGCGCGGTCGGGAACGTCTCCGTCAACGTGACCAAACACCCAAAGGACGGCCGCCGGGAGGCCACCGAGTCCACGAAGGTGCAGGTGCCCGGCGACCACGAGTTCGTCGTCGGCGAGACCGAGGAGTTCGGCGACCTCGAATTCACGGTCGAAAGCATCCTCGTCCGCGACGACGCCGCAGGCTACGAGTTCGACAAACTGGACTACGACGGCGACACGGTCGCGGCAAAGGACATCAAACGGCTGTACGCGCGCGACGAAACGTCGACCGCCTGGTCGGCCTGGTAG
- a CDS encoding aminopeptidase, which produces MKHERLRNPAETAVRKCMRLQSTESCLIVTDHERQPIGEALYEVANERTDDASIVRYPPGDQHGEEPPAAVAAAMRNADVVLAPTKKSLTHTKARSDATAAGARVATLPGITEEVFVTGLDADYADIKQHCKELYAEVSGAETVRVTTERGTDIVFRPGDREWRQDTGIVHDPGAMSNLPAGEVFMSPETADGTFVVDGTMMPHGLLEDGHVLEFEVEDGYVTEVSDDGVREELEAAAEEVGEDAYNLAELGIGTNVGVTELIGSVLLDEKAAGTVHIAIGDDHAIGGDVEAPIHLDGIVREPKVYIDGDEIDLPSGV; this is translated from the coding sequence ATGAAACACGAGCGGCTCCGGAATCCGGCCGAGACGGCCGTCCGGAAGTGCATGCGCCTCCAGTCGACCGAGTCCTGTCTGATCGTCACCGACCACGAGCGCCAGCCCATCGGCGAAGCCCTCTACGAGGTGGCCAACGAGCGCACCGACGACGCGAGCATCGTCCGCTACCCGCCCGGCGACCAGCACGGCGAGGAACCGCCCGCGGCCGTCGCCGCCGCCATGCGCAACGCCGACGTGGTGCTCGCGCCGACCAAGAAGAGCCTCACCCACACCAAGGCCCGCTCGGACGCCACCGCGGCCGGCGCTCGCGTCGCCACCCTCCCCGGGATCACCGAGGAGGTGTTCGTCACCGGTCTCGACGCCGATTACGCCGACATCAAGCAACACTGCAAGGAGCTGTACGCCGAAGTCTCCGGGGCCGAGACCGTCCGCGTCACGACCGAACGCGGCACCGACATCGTGTTCCGCCCCGGCGACCGGGAGTGGCGACAGGACACCGGCATCGTCCACGACCCCGGTGCGATGTCCAACCTCCCGGCCGGCGAGGTGTTCATGAGTCCCGAGACTGCCGACGGCACCTTCGTCGTCGACGGGACGATGATGCCCCACGGCCTGCTGGAAGACGGCCACGTCCTCGAGTTCGAGGTCGAGGACGGGTACGTCACCGAGGTCTCAGACGACGGCGTGCGCGAGGAACTGGAGGCCGCTGCCGAGGAGGTAGGCGAGGACGCCTACAACCTCGCGGAACTCGGAATCGGCACCAACGTCGGCGTCACCGAGTTGATCGGCTCCGTCCTCCTGGACGAGAAGGCCGCCGGTACCGTCCACATCGCCATCGGCGACGACCACGCCATCGGCGGCGACGTGGAGGCGCCGATCCACCTGGACGGGATCGTTCGGGAGCCGAAAGTGTACATTGACGGCGACGAGATCGACCTGCCGTCGGGCGTGTAA
- a CDS encoding type II glyceraldehyde-3-phosphate dehydrogenase, translating to MTIEVGINGYGTIGKRVADAVRAQPDMAVVGVAKTRPNFEAEQAVANDYPLYAAVPERVDQFDEAGIELAGEVEELVQASDIVVDTTPSGIGAENKAMYEEYDTPALYQGGEDADLVDVSFNARANFAEAEGADHTRVVSCNTTGLSRLIAALEDEYGVEKVRATLVRRGGDPAQSSRGPINDTLPDPVTIPSHHGPDVNTIFPDLDIDTLGMKVPATLTHTHSVNVELTYDTDTEEVRELLEGESRLFVIPDHMGIDGSGKLKEFALDSGRPRGDVWENAIWGESITVEGGDELYLFQAIHQESDVVPENVDAIRAVLGTADRRESIERTNEALGMGLGR from the coding sequence ATGACAATCGAAGTCGGCATCAACGGATACGGGACCATCGGGAAGCGGGTCGCGGACGCCGTCCGGGCCCAGCCGGACATGGCGGTCGTCGGCGTCGCCAAGACGCGGCCGAACTTCGAGGCCGAGCAGGCCGTCGCCAACGACTACCCGCTGTACGCCGCCGTCCCCGAGCGGGTCGACCAGTTCGACGAGGCCGGCATCGAACTGGCCGGCGAGGTCGAGGAACTGGTCCAGGCGAGCGACATCGTCGTCGACACGACGCCGTCGGGCATCGGCGCGGAGAACAAGGCGATGTACGAGGAGTACGACACGCCCGCGCTCTACCAGGGCGGGGAGGACGCCGACCTGGTCGACGTGAGCTTCAACGCCCGCGCGAACTTCGCGGAGGCCGAAGGGGCCGATCACACCCGCGTCGTCTCCTGTAACACGACCGGTCTCTCCCGACTCATCGCGGCGCTGGAAGACGAGTACGGCGTCGAGAAGGTGCGCGCGACGCTGGTCCGTCGCGGTGGCGACCCCGCCCAGTCCTCGCGCGGCCCGATCAACGACACGCTGCCGGACCCGGTGACGATCCCCTCCCACCACGGCCCGGACGTGAACACCATCTTCCCGGACCTGGACATCGACACGCTCGGGATGAAGGTGCCGGCGACGCTGACCCACACTCACAGCGTCAACGTCGAGTTGACCTACGACACCGACACCGAGGAAGTTCGGGAGCTTCTGGAGGGCGAGTCGCGACTGTTCGTCATCCCCGACCACATGGGTATCGACGGCTCGGGCAAACTCAAGGAGTTCGCGCTCGATTCGGGGCGGCCCCGCGGCGACGTGTGGGAGAACGCCATCTGGGGCGAGTCGATCACCGTCGAAGGCGGCGACGAACTCTACCTCTTCCAGGCGATCCATCAGGAGTCCGACGTGGTGCCGGAGAACGTCGACGCCATCCGTGCGGTGCTGGGGACCGCCGACCGCCGCGAGAGCATCGAACGGACGAACGAGGCGCTCGGGATGGGCCTCGGTCGCTGA
- a CDS encoding Hsp20/alpha crystallin family protein, translating to MNDDRDDHDPIDDILREIERVMNEMMGDDVHIDRGGNAGFGSDLHLDVFEEDDQLRVVADLPGVEKDAIDLKCDGEVLTVAAASDRRDYEERIRLPATVDEHSASATYNNGVLEVTFDRADDSADIDL from the coding sequence ATGAACGACGACCGCGACGACCACGATCCCATCGACGATATTCTCCGGGAGATCGAGCGGGTGATGAACGAGATGATGGGCGACGACGTTCACATCGATCGCGGCGGGAACGCGGGCTTCGGATCGGACCTCCACCTGGACGTGTTCGAGGAAGACGATCAGTTGCGCGTCGTCGCGGACCTCCCCGGCGTCGAGAAAGACGCCATCGACCTCAAGTGCGACGGCGAGGTGTTGACGGTCGCCGCCGCCTCCGACCGCCGGGACTACGAGGAACGGATCCGCCTCCCCGCCACCGTCGACGAACACTCCGCCAGCGCCACCTACAACAACGGCGTCCTCGAGGTCACCTTCGACCGCGCCGACGATTCCGCGGACATCGACCTTTAA
- a CDS encoding RimK family alpha-L-glutamate ligase, with amino-acid sequence MLRLAVATEAETYERIRDPLEERGIAVHAVATSERTLALTDADATAEFDDFDAGFVYPPRIMEGGVADAMLDVPWVNDREAILTSRNKADVIARLDRAGVPVPETVAVSNPVDRADLVAAFERFDPPVVVKPNSATRGVGVAKAADLDSFLGIADYLDLVHDYRATGDQSFLLQEYLPDARDYRVMLVDGEYVGAVERRLPEDALESGQWKHNVHRGAEATGVDLPVELRELAERVAETLDIPWLGVDLLVTDDRAVVTETNARPTVDSATKYEPGFFDDLAALIRETV; translated from the coding sequence ATGCTCCGGCTGGCGGTCGCGACCGAGGCGGAAACCTACGAGCGGATCCGGGATCCCCTCGAAGAGCGGGGGATCGCGGTCCACGCTGTCGCCACGTCCGAACGCACACTGGCGCTGACCGACGCCGACGCGACCGCCGAGTTCGACGACTTCGACGCCGGGTTCGTCTATCCGCCCCGGATCATGGAGGGCGGGGTCGCCGACGCCATGCTCGACGTGCCGTGGGTCAACGACCGCGAGGCGATCCTCACGTCCAGAAACAAGGCCGACGTGATCGCCCGACTCGACCGGGCCGGCGTCCCGGTGCCCGAGACCGTCGCCGTCTCGAACCCGGTCGACCGCGCAGACCTCGTGGCGGCTTTCGAGCGGTTCGATCCCCCGGTCGTGGTCAAACCCAACTCCGCGACCCGCGGCGTCGGCGTCGCGAAGGCCGCCGATCTCGATTCCTTCCTCGGCATCGCCGACTACCTCGATCTGGTCCACGACTACCGCGCGACGGGCGATCAGTCCTTTCTGCTTCAGGAGTACCTCCCGGACGCACGGGACTACCGGGTCATGCTCGTCGACGGCGAGTACGTCGGCGCGGTCGAGCGTCGCCTCCCCGAAGACGCCCTCGAATCCGGCCAGTGGAAACACAACGTCCACCGCGGGGCCGAAGCCACCGGCGTCGACCTCCCCGTGGAACTCCGAGAACTGGCCGAACGCGTCGCCGAGACGCTCGACATCCCGTGGCTCGGCGTCGACCTGCTGGTCACCGACGACCGCGCCGTCGTCACCGAGACCAACGCTCGCCCGACCGTCGACAGCGCGACGAAGTACGAACCCGGATTCTTCGACGATCTGGCCGCGCTGATCCGCGAAACCGTCTGA
- a CDS encoding universal stress protein, with protein MYDEILFPTDGSEGAAVALEHAIEQAEAHGAGIHVLFVANTTYAGGGAVEGTAIESLRSTGRQAVDDAVDRVVDAGIAAEGEVRDGDPYSEILDYADEVAADMIVMGTHGRRGLDRYLLGSVTEKIVRSSDVPVLTVRVADEE; from the coding sequence GTGTACGACGAGATACTCTTCCCGACGGACGGGAGCGAGGGGGCGGCAGTCGCACTGGAACACGCGATCGAGCAGGCCGAGGCACACGGGGCAGGGATCCACGTCCTGTTCGTGGCCAACACGACGTACGCCGGCGGCGGTGCAGTCGAGGGGACGGCCATCGAGTCGCTCCGGTCGACCGGGCGACAGGCCGTCGACGACGCAGTCGACCGCGTCGTCGACGCCGGTATCGCCGCGGAGGGAGAGGTCCGCGACGGCGACCCCTACAGCGAGATTCTCGACTACGCCGACGAGGTGGCCGCCGACATGATCGTCATGGGCACCCACGGCCGGCGCGGACTGGACCGGTACCTGCTGGGCAGCGTCACGGAGAAAATCGTTCGGTCGTCGGACGTGCCCGTGCTGACCGTCAGAGTCGCCGACGAGGAGTGA
- a CDS encoding 50S ribosomal protein L16: MSDKPASMYRKIDKPSYTRREYITGIPGSKVAQHKMGDKTTDAEDYPVQISLILEEEVQIRHGSLEASRLSANRYLIQELGENNYKMILRKFPHQVIRENKQATGAGADRVSDGMRQAFGKIVGTAARIDKGERLFTAYCDVDQAEEVKEAFRRAYNKISPPCRIKVERGEELLIA; this comes from the coding sequence ATGTCGGACAAGCCTGCCTCGATGTACCGGAAAATCGACAAGCCGTCGTACACCCGACGCGAGTACATCACCGGAATCCCCGGCTCGAAGGTCGCACAGCACAAGATGGGGGACAAGACGACCGACGCAGAGGACTACCCCGTCCAGATCAGCCTCATCCTCGAGGAAGAGGTCCAGATCCGCCACGGCTCGCTGGAGGCCTCCCGCCTGTCGGCCAACCGCTACCTGATCCAGGAACTCGGCGAGAACAACTACAAGATGATCCTCCGGAAGTTCCCCCACCAGGTCATCCGGGAGAACAAACAGGCGACCGGGGCCGGTGCGGACCGTGTCTCCGACGGGATGCGCCAGGCCTTCGGGAAGATCGTCGGCACCGCCGCCCGCATCGACAAGGGCGAGCGCCTGTTCACCGCCTACTGCGACGTGGACCAGGCCGAAGAGGTCAAGGAAGCGTTCCGCCGCGCCTACAACAAGATCTCGCCGCCCTGCCGGATCAAGGTCGAACGCGGCGAAGAACTGCTCATCGCCTGA
- a CDS encoding glutathione S-transferase family protein, with protein MNQLVDGEWRTDTYETTNEDGEFERQTTTFRDEIENDPDAQFPAEAGRYHLYVSYACPWAHRTLLVRALKGLEDAITVDVVDPYRDEGGWQFTPEKEGCTPDTVNGFDYLREAYVEADPDATCRVTVPVLWDKEEEETIVNNESEEILRMLDTEMEDVAERDVDLYPEGYRDEVDRIIDEIYDPINNGVYRAGFASSQAAYDDAVGELFEALDHWDEVLGDQRYLAGDRLTEADICMFTTLVRFDQVYHTHFMCNRQHIHEYDNLWPYLQDLYQTPGVAKTVNMDHIKEHYYTTHPDVNPSGIVATGPELDFDGDHDRDELPGSPPEDLLPLA; from the coding sequence ATGAATCAACTCGTCGACGGCGAGTGGCGCACGGACACGTACGAGACGACCAACGAGGACGGCGAGTTCGAACGCCAGACCACGACGTTCCGGGACGAGATCGAAAACGATCCCGACGCGCAGTTCCCCGCCGAGGCCGGCCGGTACCACCTCTACGTCTCCTACGCCTGCCCGTGGGCCCACCGGACGCTGCTGGTGCGGGCGCTGAAGGGCCTCGAGGACGCGATCACCGTCGACGTGGTCGATCCCTACCGCGACGAGGGCGGCTGGCAGTTCACCCCCGAGAAGGAGGGCTGCACCCCGGACACGGTCAACGGGTTCGACTACCTCCGGGAGGCCTACGTCGAGGCCGACCCCGACGCGACCTGTCGCGTGACGGTGCCCGTGCTGTGGGACAAGGAGGAGGAGGAGACCATCGTCAACAACGAGTCCGAGGAGATCCTCAGGATGCTCGACACCGAGATGGAGGACGTGGCCGAGCGAGACGTGGACCTCTATCCCGAGGGATATCGGGACGAGGTCGACCGGATCATCGACGAGATCTACGACCCGATCAACAACGGCGTCTACCGGGCCGGCTTCGCGAGCAGTCAGGCGGCCTACGACGACGCGGTCGGGGAACTGTTCGAGGCGCTCGATCACTGGGACGAGGTGCTCGGCGACCAGCGGTACCTCGCCGGCGACCGGTTGACCGAGGCCGACATCTGCATGTTCACGACCCTCGTCCGGTTCGATCAGGTGTACCACACCCACTTCATGTGCAACCGCCAGCACATCCACGAGTACGACAACCTCTGGCCGTACCTGCAGGACCTGTACCAGACTCCAGGTGTGGCGAAGACGGTGAACATGGACCACATCAAGGAACACTACTACACGACCCACCCGGACGTGAACCCCTCGGGAATCGTCGCGACCGGGCCAGAGCTGGATTTCGACGGCGACCACGACCGCGACGAGTTGCCCGGGAGCCCGCCCGAGGACCTGCTACCGCTCGCGTAG